Proteins from a single region of Xiphophorus maculatus strain JP 163 A chromosome 22, X_maculatus-5.0-male, whole genome shotgun sequence:
- the LOC111606690 gene encoding uncharacterized protein LOC111606690 — MDNCDLEKLTISAGKLQPAFSPQVTDYKVTVESSVNKVTLGLSTSDSAASYSILTGDRSSTVTLKEGINRVEIEVVAEDGTVKKYSVDVTKLSAKVAELKHLSLKGNIPLAAKVHDYSSFVPFHCNSVTVKTKVPDSLIKVTINGSDSQAVSLHFGDTLVELSVRSADGSVTQVQTCVCGSSNISCATGILVSVYIYFQIATIYLMNP; from the exons ATGGACAACTGTGATTTGGAGAAGCTCACTATCTCTGCTGGGAAGCTCCAGCCAGCCTTCTCACCGCAGGTTACAGACTACAAAGTGACGGTGGAGAGCAGTGTCAATAAAGTGACTCTGGGCCTGAGCACCAGTGATAGTGCAGCATCATACAGCATT CTGACTGGCGATCGTTCCAGCACTGTTACGCTGAAGGAGGGGATAAACCGAGTGGAAATTGAAGTGGTTGCTGAAGATGGGACAGTGAAGAAATACAGTGTGGACGTCACCAAGCTGTCAGCAAAGGTTGCAGAGCTCAAACATCTGTCCCTTAAAGGGAATATTCCACTTGCTGCCAAAGTCCATGATTACAGCA GTTTCGTCCCATTTCACTGTAATTCAGTGACAGTTAAAACCAAGGTTCCGGACAGCCTCATTAAAGTTACAATAAATGGTAGCGACTCTCAAGCTGTCTCACTACATTTTGGAGACACCTTGGTGGAGCTCTCTGTCCGCTCAGCAGATGGCAGTGTTACGCAGGTACAAACGTGTGTTTGTGGATCGTCCAATATCTCATGTGCAACTGGAATACTGGTTTCagtgtatatttattttcaaattgctACCATTTACCTTATGAACCCCTAA
- the c1d gene encoding nuclear nucleic acid-binding protein C1D translates to MAAGAVTEDYPQEIDEQLTTFDSSVNAVKTMLEKLMSMSRNDVMQKLDPLEQAKLDLMSVYTLNSLFWMYLVTKGINPREHGIKQELERIRTYMNRVKEITDKKKAARLDKGAASRFLRSALFDPDDKESKKAASKKPADAPSEAPQRKRPKQS, encoded by the exons ATGGCAGCGGGAGCGGTAACCGAGGACTACCCGCAGGAGATAGACGAACAGCTGACCACGTTCGACTCCTCGGTGAATGCGGTGAAAACCATGCTGGAGAAGCTGATGTCCATGTCCAGAAACGACGTGATGCAGAAG CTGGATCCTTTGGAGCAAGCCAAGCTGGACCTGATGTCTGTCTATACTCTTAATTCATTGTTCTGGA TGTATCTGGTAACAAAGGGAATAAACCCAAGAGAACATGGAATCAAGCAGGAACTG GAGCGCATAAGGACTTACATGAACAGAGTCAAAGAGATCACCGACAAGAAGAAAGCGGCGCGGCTAGACAAGGGAGCCGCTTCGCGTTTCTTGAGGAGCGCCCTGTTTGATCCCGACGACAAAGAGTCAAAAAAAGCTGCGTCCAAGAAGCCAGCGGACGCTCCCTCTGAAGCGCCACAGAGAAAACGCCCCAAACAGAGCTGA